The following are from one region of the Streptomyces rubrogriseus genome:
- the calD gene encoding calcium binding protein CalD has translation MVNSEYERRIAARFTTFDQDGNGHIDRSDFSGAAKALLAEFGVAARSDKGQALYGGAEALWQGLAGIADRDGDQRITREEFVTGAVKRLRDKPDRFAEIARPFLHAALGVADTDGDGAATVADTARALTAFGVPEDLARQAAAALDTDGDGKVGETEIVPAFARYFTVPE, from the coding sequence ATGGTCAACAGCGAGTACGAGCGCAGGATCGCCGCGCGGTTCACCACCTTCGACCAGGACGGCAACGGCCACATCGACCGTTCCGACTTCAGCGGGGCGGCCAAGGCGCTGCTCGCCGAGTTCGGCGTCGCCGCCCGCTCGGACAAGGGCCAGGCCCTGTACGGCGGTGCCGAGGCGCTCTGGCAGGGCCTGGCCGGCATCGCCGACCGGGACGGCGACCAGCGCATCACCCGCGAGGAGTTCGTCACCGGAGCGGTCAAGCGGCTGCGGGACAAGCCCGACCGGTTCGCCGAGATCGCCCGGCCCTTCCTGCACGCCGCCCTCGGCGTCGCCGACACCGACGGTGACGGGGCGGCCACCGTCGCGGACACCGCGCGGGCGCTGACCGCGTTCGGCGTGCCCGAGGACCTCGCCCGGCAGGCCGCCGCCGCGCTCGACACGGACGGCGACGGCAAGGTGGGCGAGACGGAGATCGTCCCCGCCTTCGCCCGCTACTTCACGGTGCCCGAGTAG
- a CDS encoding STAS domain-containing protein codes for MVVTFNVTGGERGQWAVLQVSGELDLVTSPVLRQRVHDEVAEGRHSLVLDLSDVLFCDSSGVGVLIASRRLIRSCQGRLRLILPAQGAVDGSHVNRVLGALGVRRLFDCHPDLASATGDEPRPLSA; via the coding sequence ATGGTGGTGACGTTCAACGTGACCGGCGGCGAGCGGGGCCAGTGGGCCGTGCTCCAGGTGTCGGGCGAACTGGACCTGGTGACGTCACCGGTGCTGCGGCAGCGCGTGCACGACGAGGTGGCGGAGGGACGGCACAGCCTCGTCCTGGACCTCTCCGACGTCCTGTTCTGCGATTCCAGCGGGGTCGGCGTCCTCATCGCGTCCCGGCGGCTCATCCGCTCCTGCCAGGGCAGGCTGCGCCTGATACTGCCCGCCCAGGGCGCCGTCGACGGCTCCCACGTCAACCGCGTCCTCGGCGCGCTGGGAGTGCGCCGGCTCTTCGACTGCCACCCCGACCTCGCCTCGGCGACCGGGGACGAGCCGCGGCCCCTTTCCGCGTAG
- a CDS encoding sigma-70 family RNA polymerase sigma factor — MAKRDVPPRWDRKMQQRLARGEAAALGELYDRFASLVHGLAHRVLDDERAADHITRDVFAHVWEHPDAYDPRQGPLRTWIATLTHRFAVQRLRATETAALVRGGSGTAEELETKVRHASVAARADYIVQSMPAPLRAALELAYFQRRDYRQTAADLGVTEDEARRRLRLGLQLLSTARDAGTAQHPPGAPPGYGGAA; from the coding sequence ATGGCGAAGAGAGACGTGCCGCCGCGCTGGGACCGCAAGATGCAGCAGCGGCTCGCGCGCGGGGAGGCCGCCGCCCTGGGCGAGCTGTACGACCGGTTCGCCTCGCTGGTGCACGGTCTGGCGCACCGCGTGCTCGACGACGAGCGGGCCGCCGACCACATCACGCGCGACGTCTTCGCGCACGTCTGGGAGCACCCCGACGCCTACGACCCCCGGCAGGGCCCGCTGCGCACCTGGATCGCCACCCTCACCCACCGGTTCGCGGTCCAGCGGCTGCGCGCCACCGAGACCGCGGCCCTCGTCCGGGGCGGTTCGGGCACCGCGGAGGAGCTGGAGACCAAGGTGCGGCACGCCTCGGTCGCCGCCCGGGCCGACTACATCGTCCAGTCCATGCCGGCTCCCCTGCGCGCCGCGCTGGAGCTGGCCTATTTCCAGCGCCGCGACTACCGCCAGACCGCCGCCGACCTCGGCGTCACGGAGGACGAGGCCCGCCGCCGCCTCCGCCTGGGCCTACAGCTCCTGTCCACCGCCCGCGACGCCGGCACCGCCCAGCACCCACCGGGGGCTCCGCCCGGGTACGGGGGTGCGGCATGA
- a CDS encoding zf-HC2 domain-containing protein — translation MKAYDENGENGHNDETGESDDGGPGTGARIPLPRASVEDDGRALPEAAPVALEHQVLTSLLGAWALAACSAPEAAAVEEHLGECDSCADEALRLREAVTLLQRPESLDLDPALRTRVLEGCLERRPPRIPVPDWAASYDAETARLDALLQDFGDAEWHAPVRLRWFEDDGAASRRTTVAGVIAHLLSVDGTVAVGLGLDDPLGDITAPSRAPAARTEAYWRASHYPPTRAVRAPWREQSHSIVRTVAFTGDAGGMPVSYGDFELPLRDAMLDRAFECWVHAEDIAEAVDYPYAPPSARHLNGMIDLAARMLPGVLAARRRAGLATPGGGPHLVAAGGPGRSLRLEIEGSGGGEWLIPLDSPGAVGSADHEVAHVALDGVEFCRLAAGHVPPAEAAAGQVGDREAIRDVLFAAAGLSRM, via the coding sequence ATGAAGGCGTACGACGAGAACGGTGAGAACGGCCACAACGACGAGACCGGCGAGAGCGACGACGGGGGCCCCGGCACCGGGGCGCGCATACCGCTGCCCCGCGCCTCCGTCGAGGACGACGGGCGGGCACTGCCCGAGGCGGCGCCGGTCGCGCTGGAGCACCAGGTGCTGACGTCGCTGCTCGGCGCGTGGGCGCTGGCGGCCTGCTCGGCACCGGAGGCGGCGGCCGTCGAGGAGCACCTCGGGGAGTGCGACAGCTGTGCCGACGAGGCGCTGCGCCTGCGCGAGGCCGTCACGCTGCTCCAGCGGCCGGAGAGCCTCGACCTGGACCCCGCTCTGCGCACCCGGGTCCTGGAGGGCTGCCTGGAGCGGCGTCCGCCCCGCATCCCGGTGCCCGACTGGGCCGCCTCCTACGACGCCGAGACCGCGCGCCTCGACGCGCTGCTCCAGGACTTCGGGGACGCCGAGTGGCACGCCCCGGTCCGGCTGCGCTGGTTCGAGGACGACGGCGCCGCGAGCCGCCGCACGACCGTCGCCGGGGTCATCGCGCACCTGCTGTCGGTCGACGGCACGGTCGCCGTCGGCCTGGGCCTCGACGACCCGCTGGGTGACATCACCGCGCCCAGCCGCGCGCCGGCCGCGCGCACGGAGGCGTACTGGCGGGCCTCGCACTACCCGCCCACCCGCGCGGTGCGGGCGCCGTGGCGCGAGCAGAGCCACAGCATCGTCCGGACGGTGGCGTTCACCGGTGACGCGGGCGGCATGCCGGTCTCGTACGGCGACTTCGAGCTGCCGTTGCGGGACGCGATGCTGGACCGGGCGTTCGAGTGCTGGGTGCACGCGGAGGACATCGCCGAGGCGGTGGACTATCCGTACGCACCGCCGTCCGCGCGCCATCTCAACGGCATGATCGACCTCGCCGCCCGGATGCTGCCGGGCGTCCTCGCGGCCCGTCGCCGGGCCGGTCTGGCCACGCCCGGTGGCGGTCCGCACCTGGTCGCCGCGGGTGGGCCGGGGCGCAGCCTGCGGCTGGAGATCGAGGGCTCGGGCGGCGGCGAGTGGCTCATCCCGCTGGACTCCCCCGGCGCGGTGGGCTCCGCCGACCACGAGGTGGCGCATGTCGCCCTGGACGGCGTGGAGTTCTGCCGGCTGGCGGCGGGCCACGTACCTCCGGCCGAGGCGGCGGCGGGTCAGGTCGGGGACCGGGAGGCGATCAGGGACGTCCTGTTCGCGGCGGCCGGTCTGAGCCGGATGTAG
- a CDS encoding GbsR/MarR family transcriptional regulator — MPGGRLTQQERQQIALGLGDGLAYAEIARRLDRPTSTITREVMRNGGPTAYRADLAHRATERRAHRRRQAAPRGPQALPPAHGRDAEAVREYEETLTTVFIQQGTPKMMARVMACLCVSDTGSLTASELVRHLQVSPASVSKAVAFLDEQGLIRRERDASRRERYVIDDDVWYQSMVASARGTLLVAETARQGVGVLGSGTPAAERLENIARFLDFISESIVRAADQAREVLHTAPAAPPEGDATSGSDRPPRTGRP; from the coding sequence ATGCCGGGCGGCAGGCTCACTCAGCAGGAACGTCAGCAGATCGCGCTGGGGTTGGGCGACGGCCTCGCCTACGCGGAGATCGCCAGGCGCCTCGACCGCCCCACCTCGACGATCACGCGCGAGGTGATGCGCAACGGCGGTCCCACCGCGTACCGCGCCGACCTCGCGCACCGGGCCACCGAGCGCCGCGCCCACCGGCGCAGGCAGGCGGCTCCCCGGGGGCCGCAGGCGCTCCCGCCCGCCCACGGGCGGGACGCCGAGGCCGTGCGCGAGTACGAGGAGACGCTGACCACCGTCTTCATACAGCAGGGCACGCCGAAGATGATGGCCCGGGTGATGGCGTGCCTCTGTGTGAGCGACACCGGCAGCCTCACCGCGTCCGAACTCGTCCGGCACCTTCAGGTCAGCCCGGCGTCCGTCTCCAAGGCGGTCGCCTTCCTGGACGAGCAGGGCCTTATCCGCCGGGAACGCGACGCGTCGCGCCGCGAGCGCTACGTCATCGACGACGACGTCTGGTACCAGTCCATGGTCGCCAGCGCCCGAGGGACCCTTCTGGTGGCCGAGACCGCACGCCAGGGCGTCGGCGTCCTGGGCTCCGGCACCCCGGCGGCCGAGCGCCTGGAGAACATCGCCCGCTTCCTCGACTTCATCTCCGAGAGCATCGTCCGGGCCGCGGACCAGGCCCGCGAGGTCCTCCACACGGCGCCCGCCGCGCCCCCGGAGGGCGACGCTACATCCGGCTCAGACCGGCCGCCGCGAACAGGACGTCCCTGA
- a CDS encoding DUF4097 family beta strand repeat-containing protein, whose product MQTFDTPAPISALLDVPAGRIRFIAADRTDTTVEVLPADASKGRDVTEAEQTSVEFGDGVLRIEAPAKGQFMGASGAVEVTVRLPAGSRVEARAAAAEFRGVGRLGDVGFEGAQGPVKLDEAASVRLATAAGDISVGRLDGPADIRTEKGDIRIAEAVRGEVVLRTGSGDLSVGAAAGVSAALDAGTSYGRVHNALRNTGGAPGLTIHATTAHGDITARSL is encoded by the coding sequence ATGCAGACCTTCGACACCCCCGCCCCGATCTCCGCTCTCCTCGACGTCCCGGCGGGCCGCATCCGGTTCATCGCCGCCGACCGGACCGACACCACGGTCGAGGTCCTGCCCGCGGACGCCTCGAAGGGGCGTGACGTGACGGAGGCCGAGCAGACCAGCGTCGAGTTCGGCGACGGCGTCCTGCGGATCGAGGCCCCGGCGAAGGGCCAGTTCATGGGCGCCTCCGGTGCCGTCGAGGTGACGGTCCGGCTGCCCGCCGGCTCCCGCGTCGAGGCCAGGGCGGCAGCCGCCGAGTTCCGGGGCGTCGGACGGCTCGGCGACGTCGGCTTCGAGGGTGCGCAGGGCCCGGTCAAGCTCGACGAGGCCGCGAGCGTCCGCCTCGCCACCGCCGCCGGTGACATCTCGGTCGGCCGCCTGGACGGCCCCGCCGACATCCGCACCGAGAAGGGCGACATCCGGATCGCCGAGGCCGTGCGCGGCGAGGTCGTGCTGCGCACCGGGTCGGGCGACCTCTCGGTGGGCGCCGCCGCCGGGGTCTCCGCCGCACTGGACGCCGGCACCTCCTACGGCCGCGTCCACAACGCGCTCAGGAACACC